From the genome of Prevotella herbatica, one region includes:
- a CDS encoding SPOR domain-containing protein, translating to MNKFVISSIIALGIAVNAGAQTYLDHLKKNVAGEGNVTVTQSKEIDELVNGKKIQTQQKADNTVKKGKKTETNRSEINRNKNNIKPQNVIGDSTKHHNNNYNYNNKNESIVNNEKSPEKRENTTKQKSEPVRIDDDEEFDIPTIDMRKKVMRDSRKVTGFRVQAFSGGNSRNDRMKAEQARTTIKLKYPEEPIYVHFYSPHWICRVGNYRNFEEARTMLMKIKALGYRQACIVKGTISVQY from the coding sequence ATGAATAAGTTCGTTATATCGTCAATAATTGCATTAGGTATTGCCGTTAACGCTGGCGCACAAACTTACCTCGACCATCTGAAGAAGAACGTCGCAGGTGAAGGTAACGTTACTGTTACTCAAAGCAAGGAAATTGATGAATTGGTTAACGGCAAGAAGATACAGACTCAACAAAAGGCTGACAACACCGTCAAAAAAGGGAAAAAAACTGAAACTAACAGAAGCGAAATAAACCGCAACAAAAACAATATCAAACCACAAAATGTGATTGGAGACTCTACAAAGCATCACAACAATAATTATAACTATAACAACAAAAATGAGAGTATAGTTAATAATGAGAAGAGTCCTGAGAAACGAGAAAATACAACTAAGCAGAAAAGCGAGCCAGTTAGGATTGACGACGATGAAGAGTTTGACATTCCAACAATTGACATGCGCAAAAAAGTGATGCGCGACAGCAGAAAGGTAACGGGATTCAGAGTCCAGGCCTTCTCCGGCGGCAACTCAAGAAATGACAGAATGAAAGCTGAACAAGCTAGAACAACAATAAAACTCAAATATCCCGAAGAACCTATATATGTACATTTCTATTCTCCACATTGGATATGCAGAGTAGGAAACTACCGCAACTTCGAAGAAGCTAGAACTATGCTCATGAAAATTAAGGCTTTGGGATATAGACAAGCATGTATTGTGAAAGGAACAATTTCCGTACAATACTGA
- the folE gene encoding GTP cyclohydrolase I FolE: MNPENEFRDGLDDLALHYKEVLKILGEDPEREGLEKTPMRVAKAMQILTRGYTQDPHKVLTDAIFKEDYNQMVIVKDIDVFSLCEHHMLPFYGKAHIAYIPNGYITGLSKIARVVDIFSHRLQVQERLTQQIKDCIQETLKPQGVMVVIEAKHMCMQMRGVEKQNSITTTSDFSGVFNSLTTRQEFMSLLRGESKRI, translated from the coding sequence ATGAATCCGGAAAATGAATTTCGTGATGGTCTTGACGACCTAGCATTACATTATAAAGAGGTGTTGAAAATATTGGGCGAGGATCCTGAGCGTGAAGGGCTTGAGAAAACACCTATGCGTGTAGCAAAAGCAATGCAGATTCTTACCCGCGGATATACACAAGATCCGCACAAGGTTCTTACAGATGCTATCTTCAAGGAAGATTACAACCAAATGGTAATAGTTAAGGACATAGACGTATTTTCACTTTGCGAACATCACATGCTACCTTTCTACGGAAAGGCCCATATAGCTTATATTCCGAACGGATATATCACTGGACTAAGTAAGATAGCACGTGTTGTTGACATATTCAGCCATAGACTGCAAGTACAGGAAAGACTTACCCAACAGATAAAAGACTGTATTCAGGAAACCCTAAAACCTCAAGGCGTGATGGTCGTTATCGAGGCCAAGCACATGTGTATGCAGATGCGCGGAGTAGAGAAACAGAATTCAATCACCACGACAAGTGATTTCAGCGGAGTGTTTAATTCTCTTACTACACGACAGGAATTCATGAGTCTTCTTCGTGGAGAATCTAAAAGAATATAA
- a CDS encoding DUF4840 domain-containing protein: MKNLKNAILILFCSVLAATTFTSCLSDDNNDNNNNVITLTGAQRTQTLQALAGDYSGYLYFYNTTKKDSVEVDWKVSASDSTLTSFSFPISFLQNYVATNSAIKDAVTNAGSQTLIGAVNTYAQASTTYWNQNYYFYLLTPANKTLNFTYNGKACQITFADYMANSSYGYIYPQIQYYNKKSSINFVIKSVKVGDDQIDVNTVFQAVGSK; the protein is encoded by the coding sequence ATGAAAAATCTAAAAAACGCAATCTTGATTTTGTTCTGCTCTGTTTTGGCAGCAACAACTTTTACGTCGTGCCTAAGCGATGACAACAACGACAACAACAACAATGTCATCACACTGACTGGTGCACAGCGTACACAAACTCTCCAGGCTCTTGCAGGTGATTATTCAGGTTATCTCTATTTCTATAACACCACCAAAAAGGATTCTGTAGAAGTTGACTGGAAGGTATCAGCATCAGACTCTACATTGACTAGTTTTTCATTCCCGATTAGCTTCTTGCAGAACTATGTAGCTACTAACTCTGCAATCAAAGATGCTGTTACAAATGCTGGAAGTCAAACTCTTATAGGAGCTGTTAACACATATGCGCAAGCATCTACAACTTATTGGAATCAGAATTATTATTTCTATCTGTTAACACCTGCAAACAAGACTCTTAATTTCACTTACAACGGAAAAGCTTGCCAAATAACTTTCGCTGATTATATGGCTAATAGTTCTTATGGATATATCTATCCACAGATTCAATATTACAATAAAAAGAGCAGCATCAATTTCGTTATTAAGAGCGTAAAAGTTGGCGACGATCAAATTGATGTAAACACTGTCTTCCAAGCTGTCGGAAGCAAATAA
- a CDS encoding exodeoxyribonuclease III, with protein sequence MKFISWNVNGLRACVGKDFEKYFNALNADFFCLQETKMQQGQLDLQFPGYESYWNYAEKKGYSGTAIFTKHKPLSIKYGIGIEEHDHEGRVIALEYDKFYIVTVYTPNSQDGLRRLEYRMKWEEDFQAFLHELDKNKPVIVCGDMNVAHEEIDIKNPKTNHKNAGFTDEEREKMTTLLDNGFVDSFRTLYPEQVTYSWWSYRFHARENNTGWRIDYFLTSERIKDNIEDAKIHTDIFGSDHCPVELDINL encoded by the coding sequence ATGAAATTTATCTCTTGGAACGTTAATGGTTTGCGTGCATGTGTTGGAAAGGATTTTGAAAAGTATTTCAATGCTCTAAACGCAGACTTCTTCTGTCTTCAGGAAACAAAGATGCAGCAAGGACAACTTGACCTGCAGTTTCCGGGTTATGAATCTTATTGGAACTATGCCGAGAAAAAGGGCTATAGCGGAACCGCTATATTTACGAAGCATAAACCATTGAGCATTAAATACGGGATTGGGATCGAAGAGCACGACCATGAAGGCCGTGTTATAGCTCTTGAATATGATAAATTTTATATTGTAACTGTTTATACACCAAATTCTCAGGACGGACTTCGACGCCTGGAATATCGCATGAAATGGGAAGAGGACTTTCAGGCTTTTCTTCATGAACTTGACAAAAACAAACCTGTCATCGTATGTGGTGATATGAATGTAGCACACGAGGAAATAGATATCAAGAATCCAAAGACTAACCATAAAAATGCAGGATTCACTGATGAGGAAAGAGAGAAGATGACAACCTTGCTAGACAATGGATTCGTTGACTCGTTCCGTACTTTGTATCCTGAGCAAGTAACTTACAGTTGGTGGAGTTATCGTTTCCATGCGCGTGAAAATAATACAGGCTGGCGTATCGACTACTTTCTGACTTCAGAACGTATAAAAGATAATATCGAAGATGCCAAAATACATACAGATATATTTGGTAGCGATCACTGCCCTGTGGAACTTGATATCAACCTATAA